A single Choristoneura fumiferana chromosome 9, NRCan_CFum_1, whole genome shotgun sequence DNA region contains:
- the LOC141430961 gene encoding LOW QUALITY PROTEIN: malate dehydrogenase, mitochondrial-like (The sequence of the model RefSeq protein was modified relative to this genomic sequence to represent the inferred CDS: inserted 2 bases in 1 codon) — MFSRVLKPVGAVAVQNGAKNFSTSPQRNFKVVVAGAAGGIGQPLALLIKQNPLVTRLALYDLAPVTPGVAVDLSHMDTPAKVSGHKGPEQLADAIKGADVVVIPAGVPRKPGMTRDDLFNTNASIVRDLAQCVAENAPKAIMAIITNPVNSMVPIASEVLKKANVYDANRVLGVTTLDVVRAAAFIGEINGVDPRKVTIPVIGDXLGVTIIPVLSQSNPAVKLTDQGKIEALTKRIQEAGTEVVKAKAGGGSATLSMAYAGARLTNAVLRGLNGESNVVECAYIKSDLTEATYFANPVAFGKNGVSKNLGFGALNDYEKQLLKEAIPELKKNIKTGEDFARK, encoded by the exons ATGTTCTCCCGCGTACTAAAGCCAGTGGGCGCTGTCGCCGTTCAAAATGGAGCCAAGAACTTCTCCACATCTCCTCAG AGGAACTTCAAAGTGGTGGTCGCTGGTGCTGCTGGCGGCATCGGGCAGCCCCTGGCTCTACTCATAAAGCAGAACCCCCTGGTGACCCGGCTGGCTCTGTATGACCTGGCGCCCGTGACTCCTGGCGTCGCGGTCGACCTTTCCCACATGGACACCCCGGCCAAGGTCAGCGGACACAAGGGCCCGGAACAACTCGCCGACGCCATCAAAG GCGCGGACGTGGTGGTGATCCCGGCGGGCGTGCCCCGCAAGCCGGGCATGACCCGCGACGACCTGTTCAACACGAACGCGTCCATCGTGCGCGACCTGGCGCAGTGCGTGGCCGAGAACGCGCCCAAAGCGATCATGGCCATCATCACCAACCCTGTCAACTCAATGGTGCCTATCGCCTCGGAGGTACTCAAGAAG GCGAACGTATACGACGCTAACCGCGTGCTCGGCGTCACCACCCTAGACGTGGTCCGTGCCGCCGCCTTCATCGGAGAGATCAACGGCGTGGACCCGCGCAAAGTCACCATCCCCGTCATCGGGGA ACTCGGGGTCACCATCATCCCCGTGCTCAGTCAGAGCAACCCCGCCGTCAAGCTGACTGACCAGGGCAAGATTGAAGCGCTCACTAAGAGGATACAGGAGGCTGGTACTGAG GTGGTGAAGGCGAAGGCGGGCGGCGGCTCCGCCACTCTGTCGATGGCCTACGCCGGCGCGCGCCTCACCAACGCCGTGCTCCGGGGACTCAAT GGCGAGTCCAACGTGGTCGAGTGCGCCTACATCAAGTCAGACCTCACTGAAGCGACGTACTTCGCGAACCCCGTTGCCTTTGGCAAGAACGGCGTCTCCAAGAACTTGGGCTTCGGAGCCCTCAACGACTATGAGAAGCAACTACTCAAGGAAGCCATCCCTGAGCTGAAGAAGAACATCAAGACCGGAGAAGACTTCGCCAGGAAGTAG
- the LOC141430766 gene encoding venom serine carboxypeptidase-like, translating into MQHIILFLSYLSTGSALFFPYVYPRIKFEADSSNFAGKPLFLTPFLKQGLIELAQNLSRVSITEYMGFTSHSGFFTIDPEINSNLFFWYFPPFNKDPNAPVTLWLQGGPGGSSLFGLFTELGPLTADKEGIRRRKIHWALNSHLIFIDNPVGTGFSFTNNESGYCTDEKCVAVGLYNCLQQFFTLFPKLRNNEFFITGESYAGKYIPALGMEIHKRKDTYDGGAPINLSGMAIGNGYCDPVNQLDYGNYLYQHGLLDDNQRTTFENLQSKLMREINIGNWSKADMLMDLLMDGELRNFSYFKNYTGYNYYYNFLNTSDDEDMSIFATLLQNVKIRKSIHVGGLPFQSGEQVQIHLALDMLKSVAPMVAELLSHYRILIYSGQLDIVVAYPLTVNFLRNLQFSAATEYKMAPRKVWRVGSDLAGYIKKAGNLTELLVRNAGHMVPHDQPKWAFEMITSFIQNTL; encoded by the coding sequence ATGCAGCATATAATATTGTTTCTCTCATATCTCTCCACTGGATCAGCTCTGTTCTTCCCTTACGTTTATCCTCGTATAAAGTTCGAGGCAGACAGCAGTAATTTTGCCGGGAAGCCGCTATTTCTCACTCCATTCTTGAAGCAAGGCTTGATAGAGTTAGCACAGAACTTGTCTCGCGTCTCCATAACAGAATACATGGGCTTTACTAGCCATTCGGGTTTTTTCACTATTGACCCAGAAATCAAttcgaatttatttttttggtatttccCTCCGTTCAACAAAGATCCCAATGCCCCAGTGACGCTGTGGCTTCAAGGCGGGCCGGGAGGGAGTTCCTTATTTGGACTATTCACGGAGTTGGGGCCACTCACTGCTGACAAAGAAGGAATTCGTCGGAGGAAGATACACTGGGCTTTGAATAGCCATCTTATATTCATTGACAATCCTGTTGGCACTGGGTTTAGCTTTACGAACAATGAAAGTGGGTATTGCACGGACGAAAAATGTGTCGCTGTAGGCTTGTACAATTGTTTGCAGCAGTTCTTCACTTTATTTCCCAAATTGAGAAATAATGAGTTCTTTATCACTGGAGAATCATATGCTGGGAAATACATACCTGCTTTAGGAATGGAAATACACAAGCGTAAAGATACGTATGATGGTGGTGCTCCCATCAATTTGAGTGGCATGGCCATTGGTAATGGTTACTGTGACCCGGTGAACCAGTTGGACTATGGAAACTACTTGTACCAGCACGGACTGTTAGATGATAATCAACGGACAACCTTTGAAAATCTCCAGTCAAAACTCATGCGTGAAATAAACATCGGGAACTGGTCTAAAGCTGACATGCTGATGGACCTACTTATGGATGGTGAGCTACGGAATTTCTCATATTTCAAGAATTACACTGGGTACAATTACTACTACAACTTTTTGAATacatctgatgatgaagacatGTCTATATTTGCTACTTTGTTGCAAAATGTCAAAATACGAAAGAGCATACATGTTGGCGGCTTGCCATTTCAATCTGGCGAACAAGTTCAGATACATTTAGCACTTGACATGTTAAAATCAGTAGCACCGATGGTAGCAGAGTTGCTTTCCCACTACAGGATATTAATCTACAGCGGTCAACTGGACATAGTAGTCGCATATCCGTTGACAGTAAATTTTCTTCGTAATTTGCAGTTTAGCGCAGCTACAGAATATAAGATGGCACCGAGAAAAGTGTGGAGGGTTGGAAGCGACTTAGCAGGATACATTAAAAAGGCTGGGAATTTGACAGAGTTGTTGGTACGGAATGCAGGACACATGGTGCCTCATGATCAGCCTAAATGGGCTTTTGAGATGATTACAAGTTTTATACAGAACACACTCTAA